A segment of the Carya illinoinensis cultivar Pawnee chromosome 1, C.illinoinensisPawnee_v1, whole genome shotgun sequence genome:
CACGAGTTCCTTTTTTTACCCATATGATCATGCGGGCAGGATTCAGCAATATGACTGAACAGATCAGAGCAGCAAAGCCAGCAGCTTTTTTTGAGTATGAACTGTTTGAAGGAGACCCCGACCACCTTAGAACCGTCAAAGCCACACCAACTCGGATTGGTCCATGGATTGATCCTTCCTCTCTGAAACTTAAGCATAGGATTGGCCGGGGCCCCTTTGGTGATGTCTTCTTAGCAACTCATCACCAATTGGGTCATGATTTTGAGGAGTATCATGAAGTGGCTGTCAAGATGCTGCATCCATTAAAGGAGGGCTGTACTCAAAAGTTTCTGGAGAAGTTTGAGGAGTTATTTTTTAAGTGCCAAGTACGACCAGGAGTTTGTTTGTTGCATGGTATATCAATAGTTAAAGGAAAGGTGACTTCCTTGAAtttgaatatagtttttttaaacTAACGGAAATTCTTTTCTGTCTCTCACCACATTGGTTCACTTCTGATGCCTTTTCAGATCTGCATTGCGATGAAATTTTATGAGGGATCAGTGGGTGATCGAATGGCTCAGCTCAAGGGTGGCAATCTTCAGTTGTCTGATGTTTTAAGGTTTGTTTTTGGGGTTTTGATCAGTTAGTTTATTTTCTCTAAGAATAATGCTATTGAACTTGTAAGATAGGGTAGAACTTAGGTAAAGTTCCTGAATTTGAGGTTTGTTGGGTTCTCTTATTTCACCTTCTAAATCAGAGAGCAGCCTTTCTATTTAACAGGTCTCACTTACTTGGTGAAATGTGCAAAAATTATGCTAGAAATGATGCTCTAATATATGCTTTACtcaaattttataatacttGTAATGGTCTTCTAAAGCTTGTCAGAATATAGTGTAGCATACAATTGCTTTGAATGGTGAGATATAGTCTTTGAAAATGCTAATGCTTACAGGTATGGGATCAAATTGGCAAAAGCGATTATAGAGTTGCATTCAATTGGGACCCTGGTGCTGAACCTTAAGCCTTGTAACTTTCTGCTGAATGAAAACGACCAAGTGGTTCTGGGAGATTTTGGGATCCCATATCTGCTTCTTGGGATTGCAGTTTCTAATCCAGAATTGGCTTTCAGACTTGGAACTCCAAACTATATGGCCCCAGAACAGTGGAATCCAGAAGTTAGAGGTCCTATATCCTTTGAGACAGATTCATGGGGTTTTGGATGCAGCATAACAGAGATGTTAACTGGAGTTCAGCCCTGGTTTGGAAACTCAACTGAAGAAATATATCACTCAGTTGTGATCAAGCAAGAAAAGCCACATATCCCGAGTGGCTTGCCCCCTGCGGTTGAGAGTGTTATCAATGGTTGCTTCGAGTATGATTTCCGGAATCGGCCTTTGATGACAGATATTCTGCATGCATTTTTAAGGTATTCATTATGGACATAATTGATCttgttatatatagttgaagAAGATGGAATTATCTATTATTCTGATAAGATGTTTATAAAACTGTGTAGCGGTATTCTCATTGTGACTTTGGGCAGCGTGTGATCTAAAGGTCATGTCCCCACTGATTTTGATCAGTATTCGTTTTTTTCCTTCCTGGTTCTATTTCATCAGATGCATTGTGCCCTTGGAAGGGCTTTCTATTAAGATTGTGCATTCTAAAATTGGCCACCTGGCGGAGAGCCTTTTTTGGGAGTAAAGAAAGAGCAAATGATTGTCCTTAATGAtggctatttttttaaataaaaatacaaattctaTGACTAGTTTACAGCACGCATGTCAATGTTTTGTGCCTTCACTTCTACCTAAATTTAATTGTACTCGGGCGGCGTGTCAGACACATACGATTTGACAGGGAATTCTGGTAAAGTATCAGTCTCTTATGTAGaatattttgcttttatttatgtttaaggAATTTTCAGAATAACTTCTGATTTTCAGAACCCCGTCCTTCAATGTTATTAACATATtcctttctaaaaaaaattaagatatctGTTTAGGGAGCACATTGATTAGTCCAAAAAACATCTTTAATAGAAATTCATAGGAATTACGGTGTGCTGAAAGACTTTTTTCTATGGCAGAATTTAGAAGTTGACAGTCCCGGTGAAGAAGACGGGGAAAAAAGAAGCTACATTACACTAGCTGAACCGGGCATTTCTGTGTCTTGGAATGTTTTTTCTTAATAAGATTGTCTTTGAATGTTTATAGTTAGGTAATTGGTGCCAATCGTATTTTGACCATATTGATGTCTCTGCTTTCAATTCTAATGTACAACGGGGGTATGTGAAAATTGAGGCACCAAAAGAAACCATAGAATGCCAGAGCTGTGTGCCTTCATTCACCCTGTATCTCTTACCCGTTATGGTTGTTTACTGACTATTTGCAATCTAATTTGCAGCTCACAGAATGCTGTTAACAGAGATGGAGAATCACATGGTATGGGAAGCAGGGCACTTAAATATAGATTGAATGGTATGGGTTACACGACATGGTATCTGTTGAAGGATCATCTTGAAGTGGGTGACATGGTTCGCCCTAGAAAGCCAATGAATACATACAAACCGCAAGCCCTAGATGTTCTTGAAGGAAAGGTGGTCGCTTTGGAGGGTGACAATGATAAAGACAGTTTTGTTCTGGTGAAGGTGCCTGGTGCACACAACCCTCTAAGAGTACAAGTTTCAACAGTCGAAAGGGTGACATTTGACTTGGCAATGGGTGATTGGGTGcgtttaaaagagaaaaacaaggATCACTCCTCAGTGGGAATTCTACACTCAGTACAGCGTAATGGGAGTACAACAGTTGGATTTTTAGGGTTAGAGACTCTCTGGAGAGGGGACTCTTCTGAGCTTCAAAAGGCTACAGCTTATTATGTTGGACAGTTTGTGAGGCTGAAATCAGATATGTCGACTCCCCGGTTTGAGTGGCCTCGTAGGAATGGAGGAGCATGGGCCGCTGGCATTATCTCATATGTCCTTCCAAATGGATGTCTTGTTGTGAGTTTCCCTGGGAGGTTGGTGTTTGGAAATGAATCAAATATCTTCTTGGCAGATCCGGCTGAAGTGGAGCAAGTGTCTTTTGATACTTGTTCAGGAGTGGTGGAGAAATATCAACACATCGAGGATTTTCACTGGGCTGTGAGGCCGCTTGCAGTCGCGGTTTGTTTATTTACAGCCATGAAACTGGGTTTATTTGTTGGGCGAAACATAGGTGCAAGGTTGAAGAAAGACACTAGAAATTTGAAGCGGCAAGATGGTGGCCAGAGTGGTGGAAATGCTTGGCTTCCACCACCAGTTGCAAATATTCTCTTCAAAGAAGGTGCTACTACTCCAAACTTCTAGGTAATTATTGATCTCTGGTCCTCAGTCAAGTTTGTTAACAGCAGAGCTAGGGAACGAAAATAATTGCTTTTAAACCGATGGCTCTACTGCTACTAGGACTTACAACTTCATACTTTTCTTTGTATACGATCTGTACATAACGTGTCCAAGACCCAATCTTCATGAGAACTGCATAAACTTATGACCGTACGATGTTGTATCAAGGTTGACAACAGTATAAAGTTTTTCTACCTTTCTGTCATTACATTATCGCCGACTGAGTTCTTAACTAATCTGAAAAAGTTAAGTTCTTAACTCATGTTTTTATATTCATCGACTTATTAGGATTTTTTACATTCTCAAGAACTTTcaactctttatatatatatatgtatgaataattatatttaaaaatttttacattacACATTAtctatgtgatatatatatcattgtGTACTTATGGAGacttcacaaaaaaaattaccacCCAATGTTGCAGCGTTACAATTGTACAGCCTCAACGGTCCTATCAACGTCACAAATGTGGACCCTGAAATCCAACGGTGGATGGCTGAGTAACGTAGTCACCGTGTATGAGCTACACCCGTTAAGATTCTTGAACCGAATGAAACTGCCTGCTCGGAAGTCGGGCCCTTCCCGCTCGGTAGTCAGTACTGGACGGTAAAGCCATAAtccgaaaaataaaataaaataaaaagtataaaaatgtGTTGGCAGAAAAAGCAAAtagaaaaaactataaaatttcGGCCCGTATTTCACTTATCAGGTCAGACTAGCAGAGAGAAACTCCAAGAAAATCTATTAGAGcggagagaaaaggaagaaaacaatgaaaggaGGGTCATCCCAACTCCTTTTGTAAGCTCTCCATCGTCACTTTCTCGAAAcagatcagtttttttttttttttttcccgatgtttgttctttttctttttgtcttggTTGTTATTTGGgctagaaaatgaattttaaatgcGTGCTCTAAACTTTTTTCTATATAGTTCTCTGGAAAGAACTGGAAAAGGGAAAGTTTGAAATTATCTTATCTTTTCTGGTTGGGAAGTAATTATGCAAACACTTGCATTTGTTTTGTTCGGCTTCCAAGAAAGCATataaaaaccaaagaaaatccGGGATTCTAGtgcaatttttcatattttgtggCCCCGTACTTTCTTTCCCTTTCCCGATCAGACGCAAATTCTTGTTCTATAGTTACGTGCAAAAATAGAGGACAACGACAACGCTTTAGTTGGTATCCCACGTTTCGTctgcattgttttcttttttcataaacaaaaggaaaactttCCAGGAATATTTGCGAGGAGAGTGACTCTGAAGAAAGAGAGCAAGATGAATGGATGGCAAGGAGAGTCACCGAAGAGTATGGCGATGAAGTTGATGACATGACAGAGAAATTCCAGTGCCTGGTCCTCCATAAGCATGGCAAAGCCAAACGAGGCAAgttccaaaatctcatttttaaattagcttattttatttttataaattaaatattactcTAAAGAGGAGAGAAATATACAATTTCCTTCATTCCGGTTTTTACCGAAAACCGGAATGTTAACCTGCGGTTCTTTCCAGTCCACATTGTGGTAACTTTTACAATTTAGCTAGCAAATTTGGTGATTGGAACTTTCAGTCGGATGTGGCTAGGCTTTGATTGTATCTtggaaaagatga
Coding sequences within it:
- the LOC122284059 gene encoding E3 ubiquitin-protein ligase KEG-like codes for the protein MTEQIRAAKPAAFFEYELFEGDPDHLRTVKATPTRIGPWIDPSSLKLKHRIGRGPFGDVFLATHHQLGHDFEEYHEVAVKMLHPLKEGCTQKFLEKFEELFFKCQVRPGVCLLHGISIVKGKICIAMKFYEGSVGDRMAQLKGGNLQLSDVLRYGIKLAKAIIELHSIGTLVLNLKPCNFLLNENDQVVLGDFGIPYLLLGIAVSNPELAFRLGTPNYMAPEQWNPEVRGPISFETDSWGFGCSITEMLTGVQPWFGNSTEEIYHSVVIKQEKPHIPSGLPPAVESVINGCFEYDFRNRPLMTDILHAFLSSQNAVNRDGESHGMGSRALKYRLNGMGYTTWYLLKDHLEVGDMVRPRKPMNTYKPQALDVLEGKVVALEGDNDKDSFVLVKVPGAHNPLRVQVSTVERVTFDLAMGDWVRLKEKNKDHSSVGILHSVQRNGSTTVGFLGLETLWRGDSSELQKATAYYVGQFVRLKSDMSTPRFEWPRRNGGAWAAGIISYVLPNGCLVVSFPGRLVFGNESNIFLADPAEVEQVSFDTCSGVVEKYQHIEDFHWAVRPLAVAVCLFTAMKLGLFVGRNIGARLKKDTRNLKRQDGGQSGGNAWLPPPVANILFKEGATTPNF